TAAGTtctacatataaaaaaagtgttacaATGTTACCGTCGTTCTTTGGTTTGGCCCTTATTGTGCTTTTTTATGGATATCAACAGTGTTCGGCCGTCAACGATTTCTCAAGCTCCAACTATTTTTGCAAGAAGTTTCATCGGCAGCAGGTCATAGACGATTCGCaagtaaataaaacacttttttttttattacataatatatttttatttaagtcatACAAATCGTTAATGAACGGAAAATAGTCATTTTATACAGTGAGTGAGTGAGTGCAAAGGTGTACGAGTGCTAGCAACTTGTTTCTGTTCCAGCTGGAAGGCATATGGTACGTCATAGAGAAAATAATTCACATGGAAGACCGGGATTACCGTCTCAACCTGACCACTTGTCCGGTGCTTCATATTTCACGCGATAACGTCGAATCGACCACTTACAACCCGATTTACAAAAACTACGATACGACTTATGGAGCCCAATATCCTCATAGGTTGCCACAACAGGAacctgaaaatataaatttgagaTCCAACCCGACTAATCGGGATTCCACTTTTACCAGTCAGCAAGATTATAATAGACAACTGGATGATTTTGATAGGTAATATGTCGTTTTGCAGTTATTCATCTTATttgtaaacaattattttagaCGAACAACGTACGATTACGAACGTAGAAGAGCCATGCAAAACGTATATGCACAACTCTACGGAACTAAATATCTGAACCTTTATCTAAGCGATGGTAGAGACACCGTCATCCATCACGTCAGGTATAACAGCAGCGAACCCAGTTATTGGATCATTTCCGGACCAGAATATGGTAAAACTAACTAACAGGATAATTTGATACAATATTTAACCCATCTGATTCTTTCAAAGGTGTTCCAGATAATCTTCAGCACTTTATCGGTAACATGCAAGTATTAAAAGTAGTGGGCAGTCACATGGTGCTAACGGTTTGCAAGCATTTAAAGGAAGTGAAACAACTGTATTCCCTGGTGCTATCCAGGGAGAACTTTTTGTCATCGCAGGACGTTAGTGGGGTACACCGCATGCTTATAAGTCAAGCCTTGAGGACGAATTACGTGGAAAAAACGTGCAGCGGAACGATAGTCGGTAGTTTCAATTGGGGGTTAGGATGTTTGGTTTTcgttttttacttaattaagttgtaaattgtttatttttttttattgttcttagGAAGAAATATAGGACTTGTTTTGaaagtttttggtttttttttatatgcgtTTTTTTGATAgaagtttgttttgttttgggGTTTTTTTGACACAAGCGTCATTAATGAAATAACGTATTTAGTGAATTAGACTACATaagaaaagtgacatttcaaggCGTACCTGAAGAGTAAAAATGCGGTTGAAAgttacaaaattttggttttacctagtttttcatatgaaatcccATTTTATATGAAAGATTCATTAACGAGCACAATGAAATTACGTTTCATATATTTTTGGCATGAAACTATCGGGAAACAATGCGTTTTCTTTAAGagaaactgtttaaaaaaaaaaatcaatcctGTGCGAAAATATGGCCAGGGAAAGCGAACATTTATGATAAGAATATGCGCAAAAATAGGCCCTAACCAAAAGAGCTCTAACAACCCCAATTTTTGCCTCAAAAGCACATTTCTACCATGAAATCGATCCTCAGGAATCGCTTTATAGGAATCTGAAAAAATTGTGacgatattttaattagttccccagttatgaccaaaaatgtccccTTATGGATACAAATCTTGACAAGGCAATATGCAtttcaaaaacctcaaattcAGGGACTTTAGGATCTTACAGGACTAAACCGTCTctaacttaaaaagtttttgaggtacaaaaatcgttttggtattaaactatttgaaaaaaatgcattttcctTTAAGTGaaactcttttaaaaacaaatattttttttgcaaaaatatggGTCGGAAAAGTGAacatttagtataaaaataagCGTAAAAATAGGCCCTAACCAAAAGAGCGTTAGCTACCTCAATTTTTGTCTAAGAAGCACGTTTCTACCCTAAAATCGATCCTCAGGAATCCCTTTATAGGACTCTGAAAGAATTGTGACAAACTCCTAATTagttcccaagttatgaccaaaaatgtccccTAATCGATACAAATCTTGATAAGGCAATATGCGtttcaaaaacctcaaattcAGCGACTTTAGGATCTTGCAGGAATAAACCgtctctaactcaaaaagtttttgaggcacaaaaaTCGTTTTGGTATTAAACTATtggaaaaaaatgcattttcctTTATGTGacactcttttaaaaataaatatttttttgcaaaaatatggACCGAAAAAGTGAacatttagtataaaaataagCGAAAAAATAGGTCCTAAACAAGAAATGCCTTAACTACTTCAATTTTTGCCTCAGGAGCACGTTTCTACTGTGAAATCGATCCTCAGGAATCCCTTTATAGGAATCTGAAAGAATTGTGACGAACTTTTAaatggttcccaagttatgagCAAAAATGTTCCCTAATGGATACAAATCTTGATAAGGCAATATGCGTTTCAAAATCCTCAAATTCAGTGAATTTAGGATCTTGTGGGACAAAATCgtctctaactcaaaaagtttttgaggcacaaaaatcgttttggtattaaactatttgaaaaaaaatgcattttcctTTAAGTGTAACtcttttaaacacaaataattttttttgtgaaatatgAAGCGGAAAAGCGAAcatttagtagaaaaataaGCGAAAAAATAGGTACTAAGCAAAAAATGCCTTAACTACTTCAATTTTTACCTCAGGAGTACGTTTCTATCCTAAAATCGATCCTCAGGAATCCCTTTGTAGGAATCTGAAAGAATTGTGACGAACTTTTAaatggttcccaagttatgagCAAAAATGTTCCCTAATCGATACAAATCTTGATAAGGCAATATGCGtttcaaaaacctcaaattcGCTGACTTTAGGCTCATGAACGACAAACTTgtctctaactcaaaaagtttttgaggcacAGAACTCCTTTTGGTATtaaactatttgaaaaaaaatgcattttcctTTAAGtgaaactcttttaaaaataaataattttttgcagaaGTATGGACCGGAAAAGTGAacatttagtataaaaataagTGCAAAAATAAGCCCTAACCAAAAGAGCTTTAACTACTCCAATAATTGCTTCAGGAGCAAGTTGTTACACTCAAATCAATCCTCAGGAATCCCTTTATACGAATCTAAAAGAATTATGACGGAATTTTAATTagttcccaagttatgaccaaaaatatcCCCTAATAGATACAAATTCTTATAAGGCATCTTTATATGCGTTTTAAAAACCTCAAATTCAGCGACTTTAGGATCTTGCAGGAATAAACCgtctctaactcaaaaagtttttgaggcacaaaaaTCGTTTTGGTATTAAACTATtggaaaaaaatgcattttcctTTATGTGacactcttttaaaaataaatatttttttgcaaaaatatggACCGAAAAAGTGAacatttagtataaaaataagCGAAAAAATAGGTCCTAAACAAGAAATGCCTTAACTACTTCAATTTTTGCCTCAGGAGCACGTTTCTACTGTGAAATCGATCCTCAGGAATCCCTTTATAGGAATCTGAAAGAATTGTGACGAACTTTTAaatggttcccaagttatgagCAAAAATGTTCCCTAATGGATACAAATCTTGATAAGGCAATATGCGtttcaaaaacctcaaattcGCTGACTTTAGGCTCATGAAGGACAAACTTgtctctaactcaaaaagtttttgaggcacAGAACTCCTTTTGGTATtaaactatttgaaaaaaaatgcattttcctTTAAGtgaaactcttttaaaaataaataattttttgcagaaGTATGGACCGGAAAAGTGAacatttagtataaaaataagtggaaaaataGGCTCTAACCAAAAGAGCTTTAACTACTCCAATGTTTGCTTCAGGAGCAAGTTTCTACACTCAAATCGATCCTCAGGAATCCCTTTATACGAATCTAAAAGAATTATAACGAAATCTTAATTagttcccaagttatgaccaaaaatgtcccctaatagatacaaatttttataaggCAATATGCGtttcaaaaacctcaaattcAGCGACTTTAGGATCTTGCAGGACTAAACCGTCTCTAACTCAAACAgtttttgaggcacaaaaaTCGTTTTGGTATTAaactattagaaaaaaatgcattttcctTAAgtgaaactcttaaaaaaaaattttttttttgcaaaaatataggTCGGAAAAGTGAACATTTAGTATAAAAGTAAGTGCATAAATAGGCCATAATAAAACAGAGCGTTAACTACCTCAATTTTTGCTCCAGAAGCACGTTTCTACCATGAAATCGATCCTGAGGAATCGCTTTATAGGAATCTGAAAGAATTgtgaagatattttaattagttcccaagttatgaccaaaaatgtccccTAATGGATACAAATCTTGATAAGGCAATATGCGtttcaaaaacctcaaattcAGCGACTTTAGGATCTTGCGGGACAAAATCgtctctaactcaaaaagtttttaaggcACAGAATTCCTTTTGGCATtaaactatttgaaaaaaaaatgcattttcctttaattgaacctcttttaaaaattaataattttttgcaaaaatatggACAGGAAAAGTGAACATTTAG
This window of the Anthonomus grandis grandis unplaced genomic scaffold, icAntGran1.3 ctg00000699.1, whole genome shotgun sequence genome carries:
- the LOC126749758 gene encoding uncharacterized protein LOC126749758, whose amino-acid sequence is MLPSFFGLALIVLFYGYQQCSAVNDFSSSNYFCKKFHRQQVIDDSQLEGIWYVIEKIIHMEDRDYRLNLTTCPVLHISRDNVESTTYNPIYKNYDTTYGAQYPHRLPQQEPENINLRSNPTNRDSTFTSQQDYNRQLDDFDRRTTYDYERRRAMQNVYAQLYGTKYLNLYLSDGRDTVIHHVRYNSSEPSYWIISGPEYGVPDNLQHFIGNMQVLKVVGSHMVLTVCKHLKEVKQLYSLVLSRENFLSSQDVSGVHRMLISQALRTNYVEKTCSGTIVGSFNWGLGCLVFVFYLIKL